The following proteins come from a genomic window of Heyndrickxia acidicola:
- the infC gene encoding translation initiation factor IF-3 produces MMVNEGIRARELRLIDQNGEQLGVKSRNEAMEIASRVNLDVVLVAPNAKPPVARIMDYGKYRFEQQKKDKEARKNQKIINLKEVRLSPTIEEHDFNTKLRNAIKFLENGDKVKASIRFKGRAITHKEIGQRVLDRFATACAEVSTIESKPKMDGRSMFLVLAPKNEK; encoded by the coding sequence ATGATGGTTAACGAAGGTATTCGTGCCCGTGAACTTCGTCTTATCGATCAAAACGGCGAGCAGCTTGGTGTCAAATCTCGAAATGAAGCAATGGAAATTGCTTCCCGTGTAAATCTTGATGTTGTTCTTGTTGCTCCAAATGCTAAACCGCCTGTAGCCCGTATCATGGACTATGGAAAGTACCGTTTTGAACAGCAGAAGAAAGATAAAGAAGCACGTAAAAATCAAAAAATTATCAACTTAAAAGAGGTTCGTTTGAGCCCGACAATCGAAGAACATGATTTCAATACAAAGCTTCGCAATGCGATTAAGTTTCTTGAAAATGGAGACAAAGTAAAAGCGTCAATCCGATTCAAGGGCCGTGCCATTACACATAAGGAAATTGGCCAGCGAGTTCTTGACCGCTTTGCAACAGCATGTGCAGAAGTCAGCACAATTGAATCAAAACCGAAAATGGACGGTCGCAGCATGTTCTTAGTATTAGCACCAAAAAATGAAAAGTGA
- the rpmI gene encoding 50S ribosomal protein L35, with translation MPKMKTHRGTAKRFKRTGSGKLKRSHAYTSHLFANKSTKQKRKLRKAAIVSKGDFKRIRHMLDNIK, from the coding sequence ATGCCAAAAATGAAAACTCACCGCGGCACAGCAAAGCGTTTCAAAAGAACAGGTTCCGGCAAATTAAAACGTTCTCACGCTTACACTAGCCATTTATTTGCCAACAAATCTACAAAACAAAAACGTAAGCTTCGTAAAGCAGCGATCGTTTCTAAAGGTGATTTCAAACGCATTCGCCATATGCTTGACAATATTAAGTAA
- the rplT gene encoding 50S ribosomal protein L20, with the protein MPRVKGGTVTRRRRKKVLKLAKGYFGSKHTLFKVANQQVMKSYMYAYRDRRQKKRDFRKLWITRINAAARMNGLSYSRLMFGLKVAGIEVNRKMLADLAIHDEKAFAELASKAKTAL; encoded by the coding sequence ATGCCACGTGTAAAAGGCGGTACAGTTACCCGCAGACGTCGTAAAAAAGTTCTTAAATTAGCTAAAGGTTATTTTGGTTCAAAACATACATTATTCAAAGTTGCTAACCAGCAAGTAATGAAATCTTATATGTATGCTTACCGCGATCGTCGCCAGAAAAAACGCGACTTCCGCAAACTTTGGATCACTCGTATCAACGCAGCTGCTCGCATGAACGGTCTTTCTTACAGCCGTTTAATGTTCGGACTTAAAGTTGCTGGCATCGAAGTAAACCGTAAAATGCTTGCTGACCTTGCAATTCACGATGAAAAAGCATTCGCTGAATTAGCAAGCAAAGCAAAAACAGCTCTTTAA
- a CDS encoding M42 family metallopeptidase, producing MAKLDETLTMLKELTDAKGIPGNEYEVRQVMKKYIEPLADEVETDGLGSLIAKKIGDSNGPKIMVAGHLDEVGFMITKIDDKGFLRFQTVGGWWSQVMLAQRVTIVTKKGDITGVIGSKPPHVLSPEARKKPYEIKDMFIDIGASSREEAVEWGVTPGDMVVPYFEFTVMNNEKMLLAKAWDNRIGCAIAIDVLKNLQNEDHPNVVYGVGTVQEEVGLRGAKTAAQKIQPDIAFGVDVGIAGDTPGITEKEAMSKMGKGPQIVLYDASMISHKGLRDVVVGVADELNIPYQFESIPGGGTDSGSIHLTANGVPSLSITIATRYIHSHAAMLHRDDYENAVKLITEVIKRLDRDAVNAITFD from the coding sequence ATGGCAAAGCTGGACGAAACCTTAACCATGCTTAAGGAATTAACGGATGCAAAAGGCATCCCTGGCAATGAATACGAAGTGCGCCAGGTAATGAAAAAATACATAGAGCCATTGGCAGACGAAGTAGAAACAGACGGACTAGGCAGCTTAATTGCTAAGAAAATCGGCGACAGCAACGGTCCGAAAATTATGGTAGCCGGCCATCTGGACGAAGTTGGCTTTATGATTACAAAAATTGATGATAAAGGCTTCCTGCGTTTCCAGACGGTTGGAGGCTGGTGGTCACAGGTTATGCTTGCACAGCGTGTCACCATCGTCACCAAAAAAGGGGACATTACTGGTGTGATAGGCTCAAAGCCTCCGCATGTGTTATCTCCTGAAGCACGCAAGAAGCCTTACGAAATTAAAGATATGTTCATTGATATCGGAGCTTCAAGCCGTGAAGAAGCTGTTGAGTGGGGCGTGACACCAGGCGATATGGTGGTACCTTATTTTGAGTTCACCGTCATGAATAATGAAAAAATGCTTTTGGCAAAAGCATGGGATAACCGCATCGGCTGTGCCATTGCCATTGATGTTCTGAAAAACCTTCAAAATGAAGATCATCCAAATGTAGTGTATGGTGTAGGAACGGTTCAAGAAGAAGTGGGCCTTCGCGGTGCTAAAACGGCTGCGCAAAAAATTCAGCCAGATATTGCGTTTGGTGTCGATGTAGGGATTGCAGGAGACACACCTGGCATTACGGAAAAAGAAGCAATGAGCAAAATGGGCAAAGGACCTCAAATTGTCCTTTATGATGCATCGATGATTTCTCATAAAGGTTTGAGGGATGTGGTGGTTGGCGTTGCGGATGAATTAAACATCCCATACCAATTTGAATCCATTCCAGGCGGGGGAACAGATTCAGGTTCCATTCATCTAACTGCAAATGGTGTGCCGTCACTATCTATTACCATTGCAACACGCTACATCCATTCACATGCTGCCATGCTCCACCGAGATGACTATGAGAATGCTGTTAAGCTGATCACAGAAGTCATCAAACGTCTGGATCGCGACGCAGTGAATGCGATTACATTTGACTAA
- the sspI gene encoding small acid-soluble spore protein SspI — translation MNLNLRNAVIHNVSGNTQDQLKDTIVDAIERGEEKMLPGLGVLFEVIWNNADEKEKSMMLETLEDGLKH, via the coding sequence ATGAATTTAAATCTCCGTAATGCCGTCATTCATAATGTCAGCGGAAACACGCAGGATCAGCTAAAGGATACCATTGTCGATGCTATTGAAAGAGGCGAAGAAAAAATGCTTCCAGGCCTTGGAGTTTTATTCGAGGTAATTTGGAATAACGCTGATGAAAAAGAAAAGAGTATGATGCTTGAAACATTAGAAGATGGATTAAAGCATTAA
- a CDS encoding TrmH family RNA methyltransferase yields the protein MKHIQSAKNPQVKQWKKLLTKKEREKTHTYLIEGFHLVEEALNHKDEVVELIITEDTNLPTSWDLSNIPLTYISPEISREISDTETSQGVFALCEMKKANISSLENKKYLLLDAIRDPGNLGTMIRTADAAGIDAVILGKGTVDLYNSKALRSAQGSHFHLDILAGDLKEWIDRLKTAGTPVYGTALEGASSFKEAEPGQTFALLMGNEGNGVSKELLELTDQNLYIPIYGKSESLNVAIAAGILLYYLRA from the coding sequence GTGAAACATATACAATCTGCTAAGAATCCACAAGTAAAGCAGTGGAAAAAGCTATTAACTAAAAAAGAACGGGAAAAGACACATACATATTTAATTGAAGGATTTCATCTTGTTGAGGAAGCATTAAACCATAAAGATGAAGTCGTGGAGCTCATTATTACGGAAGATACCAATTTGCCAACGTCCTGGGATCTCAGCAATATTCCATTGACTTATATTTCACCTGAAATCAGCAGAGAAATATCGGATACTGAAACGTCCCAAGGCGTATTTGCTCTTTGTGAAATGAAGAAGGCAAACATATCTTCTTTAGAAAACAAGAAGTATTTGCTTCTGGATGCCATCCGGGATCCAGGTAATCTTGGGACGATGATTAGAACAGCAGATGCAGCTGGTATTGATGCGGTGATACTTGGGAAAGGAACGGTCGACCTCTACAACTCAAAGGCTCTTCGTTCAGCGCAGGGGAGTCATTTTCACCTTGATATTTTGGCGGGGGATTTAAAAGAGTGGATTGACCGGCTAAAAACGGCGGGAACCCCTGTATATGGAACTGCCTTGGAGGGAGCATCTTCTTTTAAAGAGGCAGAACCAGGACAAACATTCGCTCTGCTGATGGGGAATGAAGGGAATGGAGTATCGAAGGAGCTACTTGAGCTTACAGACCAAAACCTGTATATTCCTATCTACGGAAAAAGTGAATCGTTGAACGTAGCCATTGCCGCAGGAATTTTACTTTACTACCTAAGGGCGTAG
- the pheS gene encoding phenylalanine--tRNA ligase subunit alpha, with the protein MEQKLKELQTEALAQIETASDLKSLNDIRVAYLGKKGPITEVLKGMGKLSAEERPKMGALANEVRDTIAKKIETKQAALEAEEVEKKLAAETIDVTLPGRPVKTGNHHPLTKIVEEIEDLFIGMGYQVAEGPEVEKDYYNFEALNLPKGHPARDMQDSFYITDEILLRTHTSPVQARTMEKHKGKGPVKIICPGKVYRRDNDDATHSHQFMQIEGLVIDENITMGDLKGTLQVFAKKMFGEDREIRLRPSFFPFTEPSVEMDITCKICGGHGCSVCKGTGWIEILGAGMVHPNVLEMAGFDSSKYTGFAFGMGPERIAMLKYGIDDIRHFYTNDVRFLKQFAKHE; encoded by the coding sequence ATGGAGCAAAAATTAAAAGAACTTCAAACAGAAGCCCTGGCTCAAATTGAAACAGCTTCTGATTTAAAGTCACTAAATGATATTCGGGTTGCATATCTAGGAAAAAAAGGCCCAATCACAGAGGTCTTAAAAGGAATGGGAAAATTATCAGCAGAAGAAAGACCGAAAATGGGTGCTCTAGCTAATGAGGTCAGGGACACAATCGCTAAAAAAATTGAAACCAAGCAAGCTGCACTTGAAGCAGAAGAAGTGGAAAAGAAGCTGGCTGCAGAAACGATTGATGTTACCCTGCCAGGACGTCCTGTAAAAACGGGAAATCATCATCCTCTTACAAAAATTGTAGAGGAAATTGAAGACTTATTTATTGGTATGGGATACCAGGTAGCAGAAGGCCCTGAGGTTGAAAAGGATTACTATAACTTTGAAGCCTTGAACCTGCCAAAAGGACACCCTGCACGTGATATGCAGGATTCCTTCTATATTACAGATGAGATTCTGCTTAGAACTCATACATCTCCTGTACAGGCGCGCACGATGGAAAAACATAAAGGCAAAGGCCCTGTTAAAATTATTTGTCCAGGAAAAGTGTATCGCCGTGATAACGATGATGCTACCCATTCCCATCAGTTCATGCAAATTGAAGGTCTAGTAATTGATGAAAACATTACAATGGGTGACTTAAAAGGAACCCTTCAGGTATTCGCAAAGAAAATGTTTGGAGAGGACCGCGAAATTAGGCTGCGCCCTTCATTTTTTCCATTTACAGAGCCATCTGTTGAAATGGATATTACCTGTAAAATTTGCGGCGGCCACGGCTGCAGCGTTTGTAAAGGAACAGGCTGGATTGAGATCCTTGGTGCAGGAATGGTGCACCCGAACGTATTGGAAATGGCAGGCTTTGATTCTTCTAAATATACAGGCTTTGCATTCGGAATGGGGCCTGAGAGAATTGCCATGCTTAAGTACGGAATAGATGACATTCGCCACTTCTATACGAATGATGTGCGGTTCTTAAAACAATTTGCAAAACATGAATAA
- the pheT gene encoding phenylalanine--tRNA ligase subunit beta, whose product MFVSYKWLQDYVDLEGVKALELAEKITRSGIEVEGVEVKGEGVKGIVVGHVLECEKHPNAEKLNKTLVDIGEENPVQIICGAPNVAKGQKVAVATVGAVLPGNFKIKRAKLRGEESNGMICSLQELGIESKLVQKEYSEGIFVFPNDAEPGTDALTLLYLDDKVLELGLTPNRSDCLSMLGVAYEVAAILGREVKLPSAEVQESSEKASDYVSVKVDAYSQSPLYTLRVIKNVKIGPSPLWMQARLMSEGIRPHNNIVDITNYILLEYGQPLHAFDYDKLGSREIVVRLAHDNEKIMTLDQAERTLKTNHLVITNGKEPVALAGVMGGANSEVGEMTTTVLLESAYFDGQTIRNASKDHGLRSEASARFEKGVDPNRVHAASNKAAQLMAEYAGGEVLEGIVEINTLRSEPVILTITNEKINRVLGTQITAEEVVAIFNRLQFKISEENGTFTVEVPTRRGDITIEEDLIEEVARIYGYDRLPSTLPKGAATPGRLNEAQLKRRITKRFLEGAGLHQAVTYSLTSSEKAGKFALDKREPIRLAMPMSEERSYLRLSILPQMLEAVSYNLARKSDSLALYELGAVFLKTTDHDQPKEEEHLAGAITGLWHSHPWQGEKKPADFYTAKGVLEGLFAKLGVEQAVQFRAKAFDGLHPGRSAEILLEGNVIGCLGQVHPRIEKELDLKETYVFELNAEALYAYKGEPLHYTQIPRFPSITRDIALVVDRSVSADTLKQIIMEAGGKLLKEVSIFDLYEGEHMEEGKKSIAFSLTYLDPEKTLTDEEVVAVHTKVLSAVSEKAGAELRG is encoded by the coding sequence ATGTTTGTTTCCTATAAATGGCTGCAGGACTATGTCGATTTAGAAGGTGTAAAGGCTTTAGAGCTTGCTGAAAAAATTACAAGAAGCGGAATCGAAGTCGAAGGAGTAGAAGTAAAAGGGGAAGGCGTAAAGGGGATTGTTGTCGGCCATGTACTGGAATGTGAAAAGCACCCAAACGCAGAAAAACTGAATAAAACCCTTGTTGATATTGGTGAAGAAAACCCTGTTCAAATCATTTGCGGCGCGCCGAATGTAGCGAAGGGGCAAAAGGTTGCGGTTGCTACGGTAGGCGCAGTGCTTCCGGGTAATTTTAAGATAAAACGTGCAAAGCTCCGCGGAGAGGAATCCAATGGGATGATTTGTTCTCTTCAGGAACTGGGGATTGAGAGCAAGCTTGTTCAAAAAGAGTACTCAGAAGGCATTTTTGTTTTTCCGAATGATGCAGAACCAGGCACAGATGCTTTAACTCTTCTATATTTAGATGACAAAGTATTGGAGCTCGGCCTGACTCCAAACCGTTCTGATTGCTTAAGCATGCTAGGAGTTGCTTATGAGGTGGCAGCTATTTTGGGCAGAGAAGTGAAATTGCCTTCTGCAGAAGTACAAGAATCCTCTGAAAAGGCATCCGACTATGTTTCAGTTAAGGTAGATGCATACAGCCAAAGCCCATTGTATACTCTTAGAGTGATAAAGAATGTTAAAATAGGTCCATCACCTTTATGGATGCAGGCACGCCTTATGTCAGAAGGAATACGTCCACATAATAATATCGTGGACATCACCAACTATATTTTGCTTGAATATGGCCAGCCGCTTCATGCATTTGATTATGATAAATTGGGCTCAAGAGAGATTGTTGTACGCCTTGCACATGATAATGAAAAAATCATGACACTGGATCAGGCGGAACGTACTTTAAAAACAAATCATCTTGTCATTACAAATGGCAAGGAGCCGGTTGCACTCGCAGGTGTCATGGGTGGTGCCAATTCAGAAGTTGGGGAAATGACAACAACCGTTTTGCTGGAATCAGCTTATTTTGACGGCCAGACAATCCGAAATGCATCGAAAGATCACGGCCTTCGAAGTGAAGCGAGTGCAAGATTCGAAAAAGGGGTTGACCCAAATCGGGTGCATGCTGCTTCCAATAAGGCTGCACAGCTTATGGCAGAATATGCCGGAGGAGAGGTTCTGGAAGGAATCGTTGAAATAAACACTCTGAGATCAGAACCAGTTATTTTAACGATTACCAACGAAAAAATCAATCGTGTTTTAGGCACGCAAATAACTGCTGAAGAAGTAGTGGCTATTTTTAACCGTCTCCAATTCAAGATAAGTGAGGAAAATGGCACTTTTACAGTAGAAGTTCCAACAAGACGTGGAGACATTACCATAGAAGAGGATCTAATAGAAGAAGTGGCACGTATTTACGGATATGACCGCCTTCCATCCACACTGCCAAAAGGTGCCGCTACTCCGGGCCGCTTAAATGAAGCGCAATTAAAACGCAGAATTACGAAACGGTTCTTAGAAGGCGCCGGCTTACATCAAGCAGTAACGTATTCTTTAACAAGCAGTGAGAAAGCTGGGAAATTTGCTTTGGATAAACGTGAGCCAATCCGGCTTGCTATGCCGATGAGCGAAGAAAGAAGCTATTTACGTTTAAGCATTTTACCTCAAATGCTTGAAGCAGTGTCTTACAATCTAGCGCGAAAATCCGATTCACTTGCCTTATATGAATTGGGCGCTGTTTTCCTCAAAACAACTGATCACGACCAGCCGAAGGAAGAAGAACACTTGGCAGGTGCAATTACTGGCTTATGGCATTCTCATCCATGGCAGGGAGAAAAGAAACCTGCAGATTTCTATACAGCTAAAGGTGTTCTTGAAGGGCTGTTTGCTAAGCTTGGAGTTGAGCAGGCTGTCCAATTCAGGGCAAAGGCGTTCGATGGGCTTCATCCGGGACGTTCTGCGGAAATTCTTTTAGAGGGCAATGTGATTGGGTGCTTGGGGCAGGTACACCCTCGTATCGAAAAAGAGTTGGATTTAAAGGAAACCTATGTTTTTGAATTGAACGCTGAAGCCCTTTATGCTTATAAAGGCGAGCCATTGCACTATACACAAATTCCGCGTTTTCCATCAATTACACGGGATATTGCATTAGTAGTGGATCGAAGTGTTTCTGCAGATACGTTGAAACAAATCATCATGGAAGCTGGCGGTAAGCTTTTAAAAGAAGTTTCCATCTTTGACCTTTATGAAGGGGAGCATATGGAGGAAGGCAAAAAATCCATTGCCTTTTCATTAACCTATTTGGATCCTGAAAAGACGCTTACGGATGAAGAAGTTGTAGCGGTTCATACAAAAGTATTATCCGCTGTTAGCGAAAAAGCAGGTGCAGAACTAAGAGGATAA
- a CDS encoding DMT family transporter: MEFIQKNGLEASAVNAKKKQSFFISLSTTVWHSRWTADLSLLLVAMIWGTTYVASKDIVSSVPVMQFIFIRFFITTIAMMLLTFKEIRKAGRATWIAGVVFGLFLFAIFTLETFGVANTTASNAGFIISLFAVMVPLFQSIIYRKFPDITILSAILLSVIGTALLTLHGYHVNIGDFLVLGAAFCRAIQMTFTKRLTDGKEMNSGALATIQLAVVAIGSGCLTAFQDQDTHLSISFWLITGYLAVFATMFAFFVQMTMIRRTSPSRVAILLSSEPIFAAFASVLLLSEHLSAASLIGGACIVAGMLWARKRA, encoded by the coding sequence ATGGAATTCATTCAAAAAAATGGATTAGAGGCTTCCGCAGTTAACGCAAAAAAGAAGCAATCTTTTTTTATTTCTTTAAGCACGACGGTTTGGCATTCCCGCTGGACAGCAGATCTTTCTTTATTGCTGGTAGCAATGATTTGGGGAACGACTTATGTCGCATCAAAAGATATTGTCTCAAGTGTGCCTGTCATGCAATTTATCTTTATCCGTTTTTTTATCACGACCATTGCCATGATGCTCCTGACGTTCAAAGAAATCCGCAAAGCAGGTAGGGCTACCTGGATAGCAGGAGTCGTATTCGGTTTATTTCTGTTTGCCATTTTTACTCTTGAAACCTTTGGTGTGGCTAACACCACAGCCTCCAATGCTGGATTCATTATCAGTTTATTTGCTGTTATGGTTCCTTTATTCCAAAGCATTATTTATCGGAAGTTTCCCGACATCACTATACTTTCTGCTATTCTATTATCCGTTATCGGAACAGCATTGCTCACTCTTCACGGATATCACGTTAATATTGGTGATTTTTTAGTACTAGGTGCTGCATTTTGCAGAGCGATTCAAATGACCTTTACCAAGCGATTAACAGATGGGAAAGAAATGAATTCCGGTGCACTTGCAACAATTCAGCTTGCTGTCGTAGCAATTGGATCTGGATGTTTGACAGCTTTCCAGGATCAAGATACTCATTTATCCATATCATTTTGGCTGATTACAGGATATCTTGCTGTATTTGCAACCATGTTTGCTTTCTTTGTCCAAATGACCATGATACGAAGAACATCCCCTTCAAGGGTAGCAATCCTTTTGAGCAGCGAGCCTATTTTTGCTGCCTTTGCCTCTGTACTTCTTCTAAGTGAGCACTTATCGGCAGCCTCTTTAATTGGAGGTGCCTGTATCGTAGCAGGCATGTTATGGGCAAGAAAACGGGCATGA
- the rnhC gene encoding ribonuclease HIII — MSNSVLQVSLSKAKEMEEHYKSFLMPKVPQGGLFSAKIPGCTITAYRSGKVMFQGMNHAEEAGKWGNVLIKKTATVKTKTSGDSLPPAISSMSFIGSDEVGTGDYFGPITVVSAYVRKDQIPLLKELGVKDSKDLNDVQISKIASNLLSVIPYSLLKLPNQKYNQLQQSGMSQGKIKALLHNQALNHLLKKISPEKPEGILIDQFVEAETYFRYLKGQKEICREKVYFSTKGESVHIAVAAASILARYAFVQAFEELSKKAGFTLPKGAGPQVDQAAARLIKAKGESALKEFTKYHFANTQKAMKIAYK, encoded by the coding sequence ATGTCCAATAGCGTGTTGCAAGTATCCTTAAGTAAAGCCAAAGAAATGGAGGAACATTATAAGTCTTTTCTTATGCCAAAAGTGCCGCAGGGTGGGCTTTTTTCAGCAAAGATACCCGGCTGCACTATTACAGCCTACCGATCAGGCAAGGTAATGTTTCAGGGAATGAATCATGCCGAGGAGGCTGGAAAGTGGGGAAATGTTCTTATAAAGAAAACAGCCACTGTAAAAACAAAAACCTCCGGAGATTCTCTGCCTCCTGCCATCTCTTCCATGTCCTTCATCGGATCAGATGAAGTTGGAACAGGGGATTATTTCGGACCGATTACCGTAGTCAGTGCATATGTACGCAAGGATCAAATCCCCCTTTTAAAGGAGCTGGGAGTAAAAGACAGTAAAGATTTAAATGACGTTCAAATTTCCAAAATTGCTTCCAATCTATTGTCTGTCATTCCCTATAGTTTGTTAAAGCTTCCAAACCAAAAGTATAACCAGCTCCAGCAATCGGGAATGTCACAAGGGAAAATAAAAGCCCTTCTTCATAACCAGGCGTTAAATCATCTGCTCAAAAAAATTTCACCTGAAAAACCAGAAGGTATTTTGATAGATCAGTTCGTTGAAGCAGAAACCTACTTTCGATATTTAAAAGGGCAAAAAGAAATCTGCAGAGAAAAAGTATATTTTAGTACAAAAGGGGAAAGTGTACATATTGCAGTTGCTGCCGCTTCCATTCTTGCAAGATATGCGTTTGTCCAGGCCTTCGAGGAGCTTAGTAAAAAAGCCGGTTTTACCTTGCCAAAAGGCGCCGGGCCACAGGTAGACCAGGCAGCTGCCCGATTAATCAAGGCAAAAGGGGAAAGTGCCTTAAAAGAATTTACCAAGTATCATTTTGCTAACACACAAAAAGCAATGAAAATTGCTTATAAATAG
- the zapA gene encoding cell division protein ZapA, which translates to MAEKNRTSVGIYGQQYTIIGTDPANHIRYVASLVDEKMREISSRNPGLDTSKVAVLTAINAVHDFIKLKEQYELLEKEYKLKD; encoded by the coding sequence GTGGCAGAAAAAAACCGTACTTCGGTTGGTATTTACGGGCAGCAATATACCATCATCGGAACAGATCCTGCAAACCATATTCGTTATGTTGCCTCATTGGTAGATGAAAAAATGAGAGAAATCAGCTCCAGGAATCCGGGATTAGATACAAGTAAAGTAGCCGTTTTGACAGCCATCAACGCTGTCCATGATTTCATCAAATTAAAGGAGCAGTATGAGCTTCTTGAAAAAGAATACAAATTAAAGGACTGA
- a CDS encoding CvpA family protein, which translates to MLNLAIIILLLLSFFAGLRRGFILQAIHLISFVAAAFAAYMYYEDLAAKLKLWIPYPSFKADNTFSMLLHGSNMEEAYYRVIAFALIFFAVRILLHIIGSALDFVAQLPILRFINVWAGGILGFLESYLILFILLYIGATLPVDWIQSALNNSFIAQAMIKNTPFVSGQVEQWWLHNVG; encoded by the coding sequence ATGCTGAATTTAGCCATTATAATATTATTGCTTTTAAGTTTCTTTGCAGGGCTGAGAAGGGGATTTATCCTTCAGGCGATCCATTTAATCAGTTTTGTAGCTGCTGCATTTGCAGCCTACATGTATTACGAGGATTTAGCTGCTAAATTGAAGCTATGGATTCCTTATCCTTCCTTTAAAGCCGATAACACCTTTTCCATGCTTCTTCACGGAAGCAATATGGAAGAAGCCTATTATCGAGTCATTGCATTTGCCCTAATCTTTTTTGCCGTTCGAATTCTTTTGCATATCATCGGTTCTGCCCTTGATTTTGTTGCCCAGCTTCCAATTCTGAGATTTATAAATGTGTGGGCGGGAGGCATTCTTGGATTTTTGGAATCCTATCTTATCTTATTTATCCTATTATATATAGGAGCAACCCTTCCGGTAGATTGGATTCAATCCGCCTTAAACAATTCCTTTATTGCTCAAGCAATGATTAAAAATACTCCATTTGTTTCAGGACAAGTAGAGCAATGGTGGCTCCATAACGTAGGATAA